A genomic segment from Gracilinanus agilis isolate LMUSP501 chromosome 1, AgileGrace, whole genome shotgun sequence encodes:
- the PDP1 gene encoding pyruvate dehyrogenase phosphatase catalytic subunit 1, which yields MCVCPGPRRIGIPVRSSSLPLYSDAMPAPTQLLFPLIRNCEFSRICGSACYCHHAHLCCSPPPFPHSRLRYPPQKAFSTFCRPKDPFWQYTHARRYTATPQKFYLTPPQVNSILKANEYSFKVPEFDGKNISSILGFDSNQLPANAPIEDRRSAATCLQTRGMLLGVFDGHAGCACSQAVSERLFYYIAVSLLPHETLLEIENAVENGRTLLPILQWHKHPNDYFSKEASKLYFNSLRTYWQELIDLNTGETTDVKEALINAFKRLDNDISLEAQVGDPNSFLNYLVLRVAFSGATACVAHVDGVDLHVANTGDSRAMLGVQEEDGSWSAVTLSNDHNAQNESEVERLKLEHPKAEAKSVVKQDRLLGLLMPFRAFGDVKFKWSIDLQKRVIESGPDQLNNNEYTKFIPPNYHTPPYLTAEPEVTYHRLRPQDKFLVLATDGLWETMHRQDVVKLVGEYLTGVHHQSPISVGGYKVTLGQMHGLLAERRAKISSAFEDQNAATHLIRHAVGNNEFGAVDHERLSKMLSLPEELARMYRDDITIIVVHFNSHVVGAYQNQGQ from the exons ATGTGTGTGTGTCCCGGGCCCAGGCGAATTG GAATCCCTGTGAGAAGTTCCAGTCTGCCCCTGTACTCCGATGCCATGCCTGCGCCGACTCAGCTGCTTTTCCCCCTGATCCGTAACTGTGAGTTCAGCCGTATCTGTGGCAGCGCGTGCTATTGCCATCACGCGCACCTGTGCTGCTCcccacctcccttcccccacaGCCGCTTGCGCTACCCTCCCCAGAAGGCATTCTCGACTTTTTGCCGGCCCAAGGATCCCTTCTGGCAGTATACCCACGCGAGGAGGTACACCGCCACTCCGCAGAAGTTTTATCTCACTCCTCCACAAGTCAACAGCATCCTGAAAGCCAATGAGTACAGCTTTAAGGTCCCCGAGTTCGACGGCAAGAACATCAGCTCCATCCTGGGATTTGACAGCAATCAGCTGCCTGCCAATGCCCCCATCGAGGACCGAAGGAGCGCGGCCACGTGCTTGCAGACGCGGGGGATGCTCTTGGGGGTGTTTGATGGCCACGCAGGGTGCGCCTGCTCGCAGGCGGTCAGCGAGAGGCTTTTCTACTACATTGCCGTCTCTCTGTTGCCCCACGAGACTTTGTTAGAGATAGAAAATGCTGTGGAGAACGGCCGAACCCTTCTGCCCATCCTGCAATGGCACAAGCATCCCAATGACTACTTCAGCAAAGAGGCCTCCAAGCTTTATTTCAACAGCTTGAGGACTTACTGGCAGGAACTCATAGACCTGAACACTGGGGAAACCACCGACGTCAAGGAGGCCCTGATTAATGCCTTCAAGAGGCTGGACAATGACATCTCCCTGGAAGCCCAAGTCGGGGATCCCAACTCTTTCCTCAACTACCTGGTGCTGCGAGTGGCCTTCTCAGGGGCCACCGCCTGCGTCGCCCACGTGGATGGGGTTGACCTCCACGTGGCCAACACCGGGGACAGCCGGGCCATGCTGGGGGTACAGGAGGAGGACGGATCGTGGTCGGCAGTCACGCTCTCCAATGACCACAACGCACAGAACGAAAGCGAAGTGGAAAGACTGAAACTAGAGCACCCCAAGGCTGAGGCCAAAAGCGTCGTGAAGCAGGACCGGTTACTTGGTCTGCTGATGCCCTTCCGGGCCTTTGGAGACGTCAAGTTCAAGTGGAGCATCGACCTCCAGAAGAGGGTCATAGAATCGGGCCCAGATCAGTTAAATAATAACGAGTACACCAAGTTTATCCCCCCCAATTATCACACCCCTCCGTATCTCACTGCCGAGCCAGAAGTGACGTACCACAGGCTAAGGCCGCAGGATAAGTTTTTGGTGCTGGCGACCGACGGTCTGTGGGAGACCATGCACAGGCAGGACGTGGTGAAACTAGTGGGCGAGTACCTCACTGGGGTTCATCATCAAAGCCCCATCTCCGTTGGGGGTTACAAGGTGACTCTGGGACAGATGCATGGTCTCCTAGCGGAAAGGAGAGCCAAGATCTCTTCTGCATTTGAAGATCAAAACGCAGCCACCCATCTCATCCGTCATGCTGTTGGCAATAATGAATTCGGGGCTGTCGATCACGAACGCCTCTCCAAAATGCTTAGTCTTCCTGAGGAGCTTGCTCGCATGTATAGGGATGACATCACGATTATTGTCGTCCATTTTAATTCTCATGTGGTAGGAGCATATCAAAACCAGGGACAGTGA